In the Cydia amplana chromosome 14, ilCydAmpl1.1, whole genome shotgun sequence genome, one interval contains:
- the LOC134654093 gene encoding neuropeptide-like precursor 1 isoform X1, with amino-acid sequence MREFRGMSTARHRGCLLLVAAVLLAFSSYIEQVVSMPALPAPNQWPTFPRRNIAALARAGYLRGGSAATFKRSISTLAKNGMLPTFRAPYDEADKQDDDDGESHEKRNLASIARLRSYSAMKRNIQALARDGGYRGSGRAQYSQQADKRNVAALARNGMIHLHKKDVPGGDEYYFPFYQNPVEPPSDIDANEIYDWQQIVNPDMFPPLSQVYKRGGPMPQSEYENLDENGYAGYGNPSEMDDNWYFKRGAVGLPVLGMYRPTIGDQSTRTKRYILSLPDVIDRNDIHDSEDTENEDKRSVGSIPLTRISELGNISLVPKLSQSIQTTPTYRRRQYLLTRTRPAASSTDH; translated from the exons ATGAGGGAATTTCGTGGGATGAGTACAGCAAGACATCGCGGTTGCCTATTACTGGTTGCCGCGGTGCTTTTGGCCTTCTCTTCTTACATTGAACag GTGGTGAGCATGCCCGCTTTGCCAGCTCCAAATCAGTGGCCCACATTTCCCAGAAGAAATATAGCCGCTCTGGCTAGAGCGGGTTATTTAAGAGGAGGCTCCGCGGCTACTTTTAAAAGAAGCATTTCGACTTTAGCCAAAAATGGAATGCTTCCCACTTTTAGAGCACCGTACGATGAGGCCGACAAGCAAGATGATGACGATGGAGAGTCCCATGAGAAACGAAACCTGGCTTCAATAGCCCGATTGCGGAGCTACTCAGCCATGAAACGGAACATCCAGGCGCTAGCCAGAGATGGTGGTTATCGCGGAAGCGGCAGAGCTCAATACAGCCAGCAAGCCGATAAGCGTAATGTAGCCGCCTTGGCTCGCAATGGGATGATACACCTGCACAAAAAGGACGTGCCTGGTGGCGATGAATATTATTTCCCCTTTTATCAGAACCCTGTAGAGCCACCCTCTGACATCGACGCTAACGAAATATACGACTGGCAACAAATCGTAAATCCGGACATGTTCCCTCCCCTGTCACAAGTTTACAAGCGGGGTGGTCCCATGCCTCAAAGTGAATATGAAAATCTCGATGAGAATGGCTACGCTGGGTATGGAAATCCTTCTGAAATGGATGACAATTGGTATTTTAAACGAGGGGCCGTTGGTTTGCCGGTATTGGGAATGTATAGGCCCACCATTGGAGACCAAAGTACCAGGACTAAAAGGTACATACTTTCTCTCCCTGATGTCATTGATAGGAATGATATTCATGACTCCGAAGACACAGAAAATGAAGACAAACGATCCGTAG GAAGCATTCCTCTGACGAGAATTTCGGAATTAG GCAATATATCCCTAGTGCCGAAGCTGAGCCAGTCGATACAGACGACGCCGACGTACCGCCGCCGCCAGTACTTGCTCACACGCACCCGACCGGCCGCCTCCTCCACCGACCACTAG
- the LOC134654093 gene encoding neuropeptide-like precursor 1 isoform X2, with protein sequence MREFRGMSTARHRGCLLLVAAVLLAFSSYIEQVVSMPALPAPNQWPTFPRRNIAALARAGYLRGGSAATFKRSISTLAKNGMLPTFRAPYDEADKQDDDDGESHEKRNLASIARLRSYSAMKRNIQALARDGGYRGSGRAQYSQQADKRNVAALARNGMIHLHKKDVPGGDEYYFPFYQNPVEPPSDIDANEIYDWQQIVNPDMFPPLSQVYKRGGPMPQSEYENLDENGYAGYGNPSEMDDNWYFKRGAVGLPVLGMYRPTIGDQSTRTKRYILSLPDVIDRNDIHDSEDTENEDKRSVDDDDDVRDNFAKRHIGSLARLGLLPSFRFSGGRYSRSGRARLLWPSKELYRKHSSDENFGIRQYIPSAEAEPVDTDDADVPPPPVLAHTHPTGRLLHRPLDNDVPNDVSGPLPSLPNSLDSFAKNRWQMNTKEAPKFYYFRSHKLPYHNSGKRYLLLPAVDNILLRKNYPNSSLPGRRKNQ encoded by the exons ATGAGGGAATTTCGTGGGATGAGTACAGCAAGACATCGCGGTTGCCTATTACTGGTTGCCGCGGTGCTTTTGGCCTTCTCTTCTTACATTGAACag GTGGTGAGCATGCCCGCTTTGCCAGCTCCAAATCAGTGGCCCACATTTCCCAGAAGAAATATAGCCGCTCTGGCTAGAGCGGGTTATTTAAGAGGAGGCTCCGCGGCTACTTTTAAAAGAAGCATTTCGACTTTAGCCAAAAATGGAATGCTTCCCACTTTTAGAGCACCGTACGATGAGGCCGACAAGCAAGATGATGACGATGGAGAGTCCCATGAGAAACGAAACCTGGCTTCAATAGCCCGATTGCGGAGCTACTCAGCCATGAAACGGAACATCCAGGCGCTAGCCAGAGATGGTGGTTATCGCGGAAGCGGCAGAGCTCAATACAGCCAGCAAGCCGATAAGCGTAATGTAGCCGCCTTGGCTCGCAATGGGATGATACACCTGCACAAAAAGGACGTGCCTGGTGGCGATGAATATTATTTCCCCTTTTATCAGAACCCTGTAGAGCCACCCTCTGACATCGACGCTAACGAAATATACGACTGGCAACAAATCGTAAATCCGGACATGTTCCCTCCCCTGTCACAAGTTTACAAGCGGGGTGGTCCCATGCCTCAAAGTGAATATGAAAATCTCGATGAGAATGGCTACGCTGGGTATGGAAATCCTTCTGAAATGGATGACAATTGGTATTTTAAACGAGGGGCCGTTGGTTTGCCGGTATTGGGAATGTATAGGCCCACCATTGGAGACCAAAGTACCAGGACTAAAAGGTACATACTTTCTCTCCCTGATGTCATTGATAGGAATGATATTCATGACTCCGAAGACACAGAAAATGAAGACAAACGATCCGTAG atgatgatgacgatgtgCGTGATAATTTTGCAAAGCGGCACATTGGGTCACTGGCCCGGTTAGGCTTGCTACCGTCATTTAGGTTTTCAGGCGGTCGCTATAGTAGGTCTGGCCGCGCTAGGCTGCTATGGCCTAGTAAGGAATTGTACAG GAAGCATTCCTCTGACGAGAATTTCGGAATTAG GCAATATATCCCTAGTGCCGAAGCTGAGCCAGTCGATACAGACGACGCCGACGTACCGCCGCCGCCAGTACTTGCTCACACGCACCCGACCGGCCGCCTCCTCCACCGACCACTAGACAACGATGTGCCCAACGATGTGTCCGGCCCTTTGCCATCGCTCCCTAACTCCCTAGATTCCTTCGCTAAGAACCGGTGGCAAATGAACACCAAAGAAGCCCCCAAGTTTTATTACTTTAGGTCGCATAAACTTCCCTATCACAACTCGGGCAAGCGATACCTGTTGCTGCCGGCCGTCGATAATATTCTCCTGAGGAAGAACTACCCCAACAGCAGTCTGCCGGGCCGACGCAAGAATCAGTAG